Proteins encoded together in one Telopea speciosissima isolate NSW1024214 ecotype Mountain lineage chromosome 4, Tspe_v1, whole genome shotgun sequence window:
- the LOC122658520 gene encoding uncharacterized protein LOC122658520, which produces MERILKPFDKESMRMAILKHEETFKEQVYELHRLYRIQKMLMNNMKSSESNGCGTKRWNLDEFSLSQVSSTYKEKKKLQKPWKLDLERPAEEYIAEEGGDRMLEIEVESDIELTLGPTSYSRRKKDETPLTSDSAPSFSSSSTESSHMRRTRTGAYKRMDTSEELIGNEWGLIQVPDMHPSFLRGTKNTYNVEEQVRQEKLNRPPWLFPLFSMNMT; this is translated from the exons ATGGAGAGGATTTTGAAACCATTTGATAAGGAATCCATGAGGATGGCTATACTAAAGCATGAAGAAACATTCAAAGAGCAG GTATATGAACTTCATCGTTTGTATCGAATTCAGAAGATGTTAATGAACAACATGAAGAGCAGTGAGTCAAATGGATGTGGTACAAAGAGATGGAACCTTGATGAGTTTAGTTTGAGTCAGGTTAGTAGtacatataaagaaaaaaagaagctgCAGAAGCCATGGAAACTTGACCTGGAACGACCTGCTGAAGAGTATATTGCAGAGGAAGGTGGAGACAGAATGTTAGAGATCGAGGTTGAGAGCGATATCGAGCTGACATTAGGCCCCACAAGTTACAGCCGAAGGAAGAAAGATGAAACACCTCTAACTTCAGATTCAGCACCaagtttctcttcttcctctactgAATCCAGCCATATGAGAAGGACAAGAACAGGGGCATATAAGAGGATGGATACAAGTGAAGAATTAATAGGCAATGAATGGGGACTCATCCAAGTGCCTGACATGCATCCAAGTTTCTTAAGGGGAACAAAGAACACTTACAATGTTGAAGAACAAGTGAGGCAGGAGAAACTAAACCGGCCTCCTTGGCTTTTCCCCCTTTTCAGTATGAACATGACTTAA
- the LOC122658519 gene encoding BTB/POZ domain-containing protein SR1IP1-like, with the protein MVEPDQGEAAPTTANMSTKKKELLSTAMKRTSEWIFSQEIPSDFTIHAGGASFSLHKFPLVSKCGYIRKIVSEASDADVSAIEIPDVPGGAEAFELAAKFCYGINFEISTENIAMLRCVAEYLEMTEDYVVGNLVGRTEDYLNEVTLHSLAGAISVLHQSENLLPMAEKVKLIPRCIDAVAYIACKDSPFSLSGRTENRLDSVNSSSTAHSKTIVDWWAEDLTVLRIDIFQRVLIAMLARGFKKYALGPILMLYAQKSLRGLEIFGKGRKKIEPNQEHEKRVILETIVSHLPREKNAISVSFLSMLLRAAIYLETTVACRLDLERRMGLQLGQAVLDDLLIPSFSFTGDTLFDVDTVRQIMMNYLEYGMDSTHSCYNVDDEYVSPPPSDMERVGKLMESYLAEIASDRNVSVSRFISLAELIPEQARITEDGMYRAIDIYLKTHPALSEMERKKVCSLMDCQKLSREACAHVAQNDRLPVQTVVQVLYYEQQRLRDVMDGSGMDGESHILPQKLNLYSSSDYHSVHDELSRLRRENEDLKIELVKMQMRLKELEKSATSTPPRVPPSSNKPPLPRKSFINSMSKKLGRLSTFVQMDGVKPSDSKGQTKPSRDRRHSIS; encoded by the exons ATGGTGGAGCCAGATCAGGGGGAAGCTGCACCCACTACTGCTAACATGTCTACCAAGAAGAAAGAGCTTCTCTCCACTGCTATGAAGAGAACTAGTgaatg GATTTTCTCCCAAGAGATCCCAAGTGATTTCACAATTCATGCAGGTGGAGCATCTTTCTCATTGCACAAG TTCCCGTTGGTCTCAAAGTGTGGATACATACGAAAAATAGTCTCAGAAGCTAGTGATGCTGATGTCTCTGCCATTGAGATCCCTGATGTTCCAGGTGGGGCAGAAGCTTTCGAACTGGCAGCCAAATTCTGTTATGGTATAAACTTTGAGATAAGTACAGAGAACATTGCCATGCTCAGATGCGTGGCAGAGTACCTTGAGATGACGGAGGACTACGTGGTTGGGAACCTAGTGGGTAGAACAGAGGACTACTTGAATGAAGTGACACTGCATAGCCTTGCAGGGGCCATCTCTGTTTTGCATCAATCTGAAAACCTCCTTCCTATGGCGGAGAAGGTAAAATTGATCCCCCGATGCATAGACGCTGTGGCTTATATAGCCTGCAAGGATAGCCCATTCAGTCTTTCGGGTAGGACTGAAAATAGACTTGATAGTGTTAATTCTTCATCTACAGCTCACTCTAAAACCATTGTAGATTGGTGGGCTGAAGACTTAACTGTTCTCAGGATTGATATTTTTCAACGGGTTCTCATCGCAATGTTAGCAAGAGGCTTCAAAAAGTACGCACTTGGTCCAATACTCATGCTATACGCACAGAAATCTCTCCGAGGTTTG GAAATATTTGGAAAGGGCAGAAAGAAAATTGAGCCAAatcaggaacatgaaaagaGGGTCATTCTGGAGACAATTGTGAGTCATTTGCCTAGGGAGAAGAATGCAATCTCTGTTAGCTTTCTCTCCATGCTGTTACGTGCAGCAATATATCTTGAGACAACAGTTGCTTGCAGGCTTGATTTGGAGAGAAGGATGGGCCTGCAACTCGGTCAAGCAGTGCTGGATGATCTCTTGATACCATCTTTCTCCTTCACTGGGGATACATTGTTTGATGTTGACACTGTGCGGCAGATCATGATGAATTACCTAGAATATGGAATGGATAGCACCCACTCATGTTATAATGTGGATGATGAATATGTCTCCCCTCCTCCCAGTGACATGGAGCGGGTTGGAAAGTTAATGGAGAGCTACCTAGCTGAAATAGCTTCAGATCGCAACGTATCTGTTTCAAGGTTCATTAGTCTTGCAGAGTTGATTCCAGAACAAGCAAGAATAACAGAAGATGGCATGTATAGAGCTATAGATATCTACTTGAAG ACTCATCCTGCTTTGAGtgaaatggagagaaagaaggttTGCAGCTTGATGGACTGCCAGAAGTTGTCACGGGAGGCCTGTGCTCATGTGGCTCAGAATGATCGGCTCCCTGTTCAGACTGTGGTTCAAGTTCTATACTACGAGCAACAACGCCTTCGAGATGTCATGGATGGCAGCGGCATGGATGGAGAATCTCATATTCTGCCCCAGAAATTAAATTTGTACTCCTCATCAGATTACCATTCAGTGCATGACGAGCTCTCAAGATTAAGGAGAGAAAACGAGGACCTGAAAATAGAGCTGGTGAAGATGCAAATGCGGTTAAAAGAACTTGAGAAATCGGCAACAAGTACTCCACCAAGGGTCCCTCCATCATCTAATAAGCCCCCATTGCCTCGAAAGTCATTTATTAACTCTATGTCGAAAAAACTTGGGCGACTGTCTACCTTTGTGCAGATGGATGGAGTCAAGCCTTCTGATTCCAAAGGTCAGACAAAGCCCAGCAGAGATCGACGACATTCCATATCCTAA